From the genome of Primulina eburnea isolate SZY01 chromosome 12, ASM2296580v1, whole genome shotgun sequence, one region includes:
- the LOC140807938 gene encoding ribosome biogenesis protein NOP53-like — MGKKAKSSRKGKKAWRANISTEDFEDYFEKSTKDALSGGSLADVPGDSLYFVDKSRDLSVKRKIEKRREKVLHCDSVLQRNPFVQPVPSSIQKKKKSKKSGKAIQTAEADAGDCSKNETAADSSIVDLWGEKGEDSVRIRRKPKPSLIPAVEVEPSGCSFNPDPETHQEALARAVADEMQKIYQHELGPEPVPILVPGQAIDEEDKYFLEADHGIDDENDVQCENIIDSEEANPEKRLQKTKRVTRVELNRRLRRKERLKLEAEAKKAGVISQDIDRLSDIFEEIADEDEEKHKRNIRRSVAKQERLKSRPPRMGKYKFEPAPLQVLLSEEKTGSLRKLKGCCTLARDRFKSLEKRGLVIPSKKSGRK, encoded by the exons ATGGGCAAGAAAGCTAAGAGCTCGAGGAAAGGAAAGAAGGCTTGGAGGGCAAACATAAGCACCGAAGACTTTGAAGATTACTTCGAAAAATCCACGAAAGACGCGCTGTCTGGTGGGTCCTTGGCAGATGTACCCGGCGATTCACTTTATTTCGTGGACAAATCCAGAG ATCTTTCTGTTAAGAGGAAGATTGAGAAAAGACGAGAGAAAGTATTGCATTGTGATAGTGTGTTGCAAAGGAACCCGTTTGTTCAACCCGTTCCATCGTCCAtacagaaaaagaaaaaatccaAGAAAAGTGGTAAAGCTATTCAGACTGCTGAAGCTGATGCGGGGGATTGCTCAAAG AATGAAACTGCTGCTGATTCTAGCATAGTTGATTTATGGGGAGAAAAAG GTGAAGACAGTGTCAGAATTAGAAGG AAACCCAAGCCTTCCCTTATACCTGCTGTTGAGGTCGAACCTTCTGGATGCTCATTCAATCCAGACCCTGAGACACATCAG GAAGCATTAGCTCGTGCCGTGGCAGATGAAatgcagaagatttatcaacATGAATTGGGACCAGAGCCTGTTCCTATATTAGTTCCCGGGCAAGCGATTGATGAAGAAGAT aAATATTTCCTTGAGGCGGATCATGGAATAGACGACGAAAATGATGTCCAATGTGAAAATATTATAGATTCTGAGGAGGCAAATCCAGAGAAGAG GCTTCAAAAAACCAAAAGGGTAACAAGAGTTGAATTGAATCGGAGGCTTAGGCGGAAGGAACGATTGAAATTAGAAGCAGAAGCCAAAAAAGCTGGGGTAATCTCACAGGATATTGACAG ATTAAGCGACATATTTGAAGAAATAGCTGATGAGGATGAAGAAAAGCATAAGAGAAATATCCGTCGCAGTGTTGCTAAACAAGAAAGACTGAAGTCTCGGCCACCACGCATGGGAAAATATAA ATTTGAGCCTGCACCTCTCCAAGTCCTCTTATCTGAGGAGAAAACTGGTTCACTTCGGAAGTTGAAG GGCTGTTGCACCCTCGCGCGAGATCGATTCAAGAGCCTTGAGAAAAGAGGGTTAGTTATTCCATCAAAAAAGAGTGGCAG GAAGTAA
- the LOC140808243 gene encoding uncharacterized protein: MRTLATTIRSHFYRRNPVNLQSRNFSSFYKGDERSIEEEAERKVGWLLKLIFAGTAAAVGYQFFPYMGDNLMQQSVSLLQVKDPLFKRMGASRLARFAIDDKRRMKIVEMGGAQELVNMLRSAKDDRTRKEALKALVAISKSDEAAGALHEAGAIPIIRSTPDSVEYTEIENYKLKLLTRFRDLRHDIPS; this comes from the exons ATGCGCACATTAGCAACCACCATACGCTCT CATTTTTACAGAAGAAACCCAGTGAATTTGCAATCTCggaatttttcttcattttataAAGGAG ATGAAAGATCAATTGAAGAGGAGGCAGAAAGAAAGGTAGGATGGCTGTTGAAACTGATATTCGCTGGCACTGCAGCAGCTGTGGGCTATCAGTTCTTTCCGTACATGG GTGATAATTTGATGCAGCAGTCTGTATCTCTTTTACAAGTGAAGGATCCATTGTTTAAAAGAATGGGAGCATCAAGATTAGCTCGATTTGCTATAGATG ACAAAAGAAGAATGAAAATAGTTGAAATGGGTGGAGCTCAGGAGCTTGTAAATATGTTAAGGTCTGCCAAAGATGATCGAACTCGAAAAGAAGCATTGAAGGCTCTTGTTGCCATCTCAAAGTCTG ATGAAGCTGCCGGTGCTTTACATGAAGCTGGAGCAATCCCCATCATCAGGTCCACCCCGGATTCTGTTGAGTATACTGAAATAGAGAACTATAAGTTGAAGTTGCTTACTAGATTTCGAGACTTGAGACATGATATCCCTTCCTGA